The following proteins are co-located in the Onychomys torridus chromosome 6, mOncTor1.1, whole genome shotgun sequence genome:
- the Psmd4 gene encoding 26S proteasome non-ATPase regulatory subunit 4 has translation MVLESTMVCVDNSEYMRNGDFLPTRLQAQQDAVNIVCHSKTRSNPENNVGLITLANDCEVLTTLTPDTGRILSKLHTVQPKGKITFCTGIRVAHLALKHRQGKNHKMRIIAFVGSPVEDNEKDLVKLAKRLKKEKVNVDIINFGEEEVNTEKLTAFVNTLNGKDGTGSHLVTVPPGPSLADALISSPILAGEGGAMLGLGASDFEFGVDPSADPELALALRVSMEEQRQRQEEEARRAAAASAAEAGIAASGAEGDRDSDDALLKMTISQQEFGRAGLPDLSSMTEEEQIAYAMQMSLQGAEFGQAESADIDASSAMDTSEPVKEEDDYDVMQDPEFLQSVLENLPGVDPNNEAIRNAMGSLASQATKDGKKDKKEEDKK, from the exons ATGGTGTTGGAGAGCACTATGGTTTG TGTGGACAACAGTGAGTACATGCGGAATGGAGACTTCCTTCCCACCCGGCTACAGGCCCAGCAGGACGCTGTTAACATCGTATGTCACTCGAAGACCCGAAGCAACCCTGAGAATAACGTGGGCCTCATCACACTGGCCAA TGACTGCGAAGTGCTGACCACACTCACCCCCGACACTGGCCGCATCCTCTCCAAGCTCCATACCGTCCAACCCAAGGGAAAGATCACCTTCTGCACTGGCATCCGAGTGGCCCAC CTGGCTCTGAAGCACCGGCAGGGCAAGAACCACAAGATGCGCATCATCGCCTTCGTGGGCAGTCCTGTGGAGGACAACGAGAAGGAC CTGGTAAAACTAGCCAAAcgcctcaagaaagaaaaagtgaatgtTGATATCATCAATTTTGGGGAGGAG GAGGTGAACACAGAGAAGCTGACGGCCTTTGTGAACACCCTGAACGGCAAGGACGGAACCGGCTCACATCTGGTGACAGTGCCTCCCGGGCCCAGCTTGGCTGACGCCCTCATCAGTTCTCCTATTCTGGCTGGCGAAGGCGGCGCCATGCTGGGTCTTGGTGCCAGTGACTTTGAGTTTGGAGTAGATCCCAGTGCTGATCCTGAGTTGGCCCTA GCCCTTCGTGTTTCTATGGAggagcagcggcagcggcaggaGGAGGAGGCCCGGAGGGCTGCTGCGGCCTCGGCAGCCGAGGCTGGAATTGCTGCATCTGGGGCTGAAGGTGACAGAG ACTCAGACGATGCCCTCCTGAAGATGACCATCAGCCAGCAGGAGTTTGGCCGTGCTGGCCTTCCTGACCTAAGCAGCATGACTGAAGAGGAGCAGATTGCCTACGCCATGCAGATGTCCCTGCAGGGGGCAG AGTTTGGTCAAGCAGAGTCAGCTGACATCGATGCCAGCTCAGCCATGGATACATCAGAGCCAGTTAAG GAGGAGGATGACTATGATGTGATGCAAGACCCAGAGTTCCTTCAGAGTGTCCTGGAGAACCTTCCAGGCGTGGATCCCAACAATGAAGCCATTCGAAATGCAATGGGCTCTCTGGCCTCCCAGGCCACCAAGGACGGCAAGaaagacaagaaggaggaggacaagaaGTGA
- the Pip5k1a gene encoding phosphatidylinositol 4-phosphate 5-kinase type-1 alpha isoform X1 has product MASASSGPAAAGLSSLDPGVPAGTSGFNFLCCGVHRKRAAASGIRRATGSEVPYASVMPVKKIGHRGVDSSGETTYKKTTSSALKGAIQLGITHTVGSLSTKPERDVLMQDFYVVESIFFPSEGSNLTPAHHYNDFRFKTYAPVAFRYFRELFGIRPDDYLYSLCSEPLIELSNSGASGSLFYVSSDDEFIIKTVQHKEAEFLQKLLPGYYMNLNQNPRTLLPKFYGLYCVQAGGKNIRIVVMNNLLPRSVKMHMKYDLKGSTYKRRASQKEREKLLPTFKDLDFLQDIPDGLFLDADMYSALCKTLQRDCLVLQSFKIMDYSLLMSIHNMDHAQREPVNTETQCAVDTRRPAPQKALYSTAMESIQGEARRGGTVETEDHMGGIPARNNKGERLLLYIGIIDILQSYRFVKKLEHSWKALVHDGDTVSVHRPGFYAERFQRFMCNTVFKKIPLKPSPSKKFRPGSSFSRRSGPSGNSCITHQPSVSGEHRAQVTTKAEVEPDVHLGRPDVLPQTPPLEEISEGSPLPGPSFSPVVGEPLQILNLSSTLEKLEVAESEFTH; this is encoded by the exons cagcAGCATCTGGAATCAGGAGAGCCACGGGATCTGAG gtaCCATATGCCTCTGTCATGCCTGTCAAGAAAATAGGCCACCGAGGTGTTGATTCCTCTGGAGAGACTACATATAAAAAG ACAACTTCATCAGCCTTGAAAGGTGCCATCCAGTTAGGCATTACCCACACTGTGGGCAGCCTGAGTACCAAGCCCGAGCGAGATGTCCTCATGCAAGACTTCTACGTGGTGGAGAGTATCTTCTTTCCCAG TGAAGGGAGCAACCTGACACCAGCTCATCATTACAATGACTTTCGTTTCAAGACCTATGCACCTGTTGCCTTCCGTTACTTTCGAGAGCTATTTGGCATCCGACCTGATGATTACTTG TACTCCCTTTGCAGTGAGCCATTGATTGAACTCTCCAACTCTGGAGCTAGTGGTTCCCTCTTCTATGTGTCCAGTGATGATGAGTTCATCATTAAGACAGTCCAGCATAAGGAAGCAGAATTTCTGCAGAAGTTGCTTCCGGGATACTACATG AATCTTAACCAAAACCCTCGAACTTTGCTGCCTAAATTCTATGGACTGTACTGTGTGCAAGCCGGCGGCAAGAACATACGGATTGTGGTGATGAACAATCTCTTACCTCGGTCGGTCAAAATGCATATGAAATATGACCTGAAGGGTTCAACTTACAAACGGCGAGCTTCTCAGAAAGAACGAGAGAAGCTTCTCCCCACCTTTAAAGACCTGGACTTCCTACAAGATATCCCTGACGGTCTTTTTTTAGATGCTGACATGTACAGTGCTCTGTGTAAGACTCTGCAGCGTGACTGTTTG GTGCTACAGAGCTTCAAGATAATGGACTATAGCCTCCTGATGTCAATCCACAATATGGATCACGCACAGCGAGAGCCCGTGAACACTGAAACCCAGTGCGCGGTTGACACCCGCAGACCAGCCCCCCAGAAGGCTCTCTATTCCACAGCTATGGAGTCCATTCAGGGCGAGGCTCGACGGGGTGGCACTGTGGAGACTGAGGACCA CATGGGTGGCATCCCTGCCCGGAATAACAAAGGGGAAAGGCTCCTGCTTTACATTGGCATCATTGATATTCTACAGTCTTACAG GTTTGTTAAGAAGTTGGAGCACTCATGGAAAGCACTGGTACATGACGGG GACACAGTATCAGTGCATCGTCCAGGCTTCTATGCTGAGCGGTTCCAGCGCTTCATGTGCAACACAGTATTCAAGAAGATTCCCT TGAAGCCTTCTCCTTCCAAAAAGTTTCGGCCTGGCTCGTCTTTCTCTCGGCGATCAGGCCCCAGCGGCAACTCCTGCATTACTCACCAGCCGTCGGTCTCTGGGGAACACAGAGCACAAGTGACAACTAAGGCGGAAGTGGAGCCAG ATGTGCACCTTGGGCGTCCTGATGTCTTACCTCAGACTCCACCTTTGGAGGAAATCAGTGAGGGCTCACCTCTTCCTGGCCCCAGTTTCTCACCTGTAGTTGGAGAACCTTTGCAAATACTAAATTTGAG TTCAACCTTGGAAAAGCTTGAAGTTGCAGAGTCCGAGTTCACCCAT TGA
- the Pip5k1a gene encoding phosphatidylinositol 4-phosphate 5-kinase type-1 alpha isoform X2, with translation MASASSGPAAAGLSSLDPGVPAGTSGFNFLCCGVHRKRAASGIRRATGSEVPYASVMPVKKIGHRGVDSSGETTYKKTTSSALKGAIQLGITHTVGSLSTKPERDVLMQDFYVVESIFFPSEGSNLTPAHHYNDFRFKTYAPVAFRYFRELFGIRPDDYLYSLCSEPLIELSNSGASGSLFYVSSDDEFIIKTVQHKEAEFLQKLLPGYYMNLNQNPRTLLPKFYGLYCVQAGGKNIRIVVMNNLLPRSVKMHMKYDLKGSTYKRRASQKEREKLLPTFKDLDFLQDIPDGLFLDADMYSALCKTLQRDCLVLQSFKIMDYSLLMSIHNMDHAQREPVNTETQCAVDTRRPAPQKALYSTAMESIQGEARRGGTVETEDHMGGIPARNNKGERLLLYIGIIDILQSYRFVKKLEHSWKALVHDGDTVSVHRPGFYAERFQRFMCNTVFKKIPLKPSPSKKFRPGSSFSRRSGPSGNSCITHQPSVSGEHRAQVTTKAEVEPDVHLGRPDVLPQTPPLEEISEGSPLPGPSFSPVVGEPLQILNLSSTLEKLEVAESEFTH, from the exons cAGCATCTGGAATCAGGAGAGCCACGGGATCTGAG gtaCCATATGCCTCTGTCATGCCTGTCAAGAAAATAGGCCACCGAGGTGTTGATTCCTCTGGAGAGACTACATATAAAAAG ACAACTTCATCAGCCTTGAAAGGTGCCATCCAGTTAGGCATTACCCACACTGTGGGCAGCCTGAGTACCAAGCCCGAGCGAGATGTCCTCATGCAAGACTTCTACGTGGTGGAGAGTATCTTCTTTCCCAG TGAAGGGAGCAACCTGACACCAGCTCATCATTACAATGACTTTCGTTTCAAGACCTATGCACCTGTTGCCTTCCGTTACTTTCGAGAGCTATTTGGCATCCGACCTGATGATTACTTG TACTCCCTTTGCAGTGAGCCATTGATTGAACTCTCCAACTCTGGAGCTAGTGGTTCCCTCTTCTATGTGTCCAGTGATGATGAGTTCATCATTAAGACAGTCCAGCATAAGGAAGCAGAATTTCTGCAGAAGTTGCTTCCGGGATACTACATG AATCTTAACCAAAACCCTCGAACTTTGCTGCCTAAATTCTATGGACTGTACTGTGTGCAAGCCGGCGGCAAGAACATACGGATTGTGGTGATGAACAATCTCTTACCTCGGTCGGTCAAAATGCATATGAAATATGACCTGAAGGGTTCAACTTACAAACGGCGAGCTTCTCAGAAAGAACGAGAGAAGCTTCTCCCCACCTTTAAAGACCTGGACTTCCTACAAGATATCCCTGACGGTCTTTTTTTAGATGCTGACATGTACAGTGCTCTGTGTAAGACTCTGCAGCGTGACTGTTTG GTGCTACAGAGCTTCAAGATAATGGACTATAGCCTCCTGATGTCAATCCACAATATGGATCACGCACAGCGAGAGCCCGTGAACACTGAAACCCAGTGCGCGGTTGACACCCGCAGACCAGCCCCCCAGAAGGCTCTCTATTCCACAGCTATGGAGTCCATTCAGGGCGAGGCTCGACGGGGTGGCACTGTGGAGACTGAGGACCA CATGGGTGGCATCCCTGCCCGGAATAACAAAGGGGAAAGGCTCCTGCTTTACATTGGCATCATTGATATTCTACAGTCTTACAG GTTTGTTAAGAAGTTGGAGCACTCATGGAAAGCACTGGTACATGACGGG GACACAGTATCAGTGCATCGTCCAGGCTTCTATGCTGAGCGGTTCCAGCGCTTCATGTGCAACACAGTATTCAAGAAGATTCCCT TGAAGCCTTCTCCTTCCAAAAAGTTTCGGCCTGGCTCGTCTTTCTCTCGGCGATCAGGCCCCAGCGGCAACTCCTGCATTACTCACCAGCCGTCGGTCTCTGGGGAACACAGAGCACAAGTGACAACTAAGGCGGAAGTGGAGCCAG ATGTGCACCTTGGGCGTCCTGATGTCTTACCTCAGACTCCACCTTTGGAGGAAATCAGTGAGGGCTCACCTCTTCCTGGCCCCAGTTTCTCACCTGTAGTTGGAGAACCTTTGCAAATACTAAATTTGAG TTCAACCTTGGAAAAGCTTGAAGTTGCAGAGTCCGAGTTCACCCAT TGA
- the Pip5k1a gene encoding phosphatidylinositol 4-phosphate 5-kinase type-1 alpha isoform X4: MASASSGPAAAGLSSLDPGVPAGTSAASGIRRATGSEVPYASVMPVKKIGHRGVDSSGETTYKKTTSSALKGAIQLGITHTVGSLSTKPERDVLMQDFYVVESIFFPSEGSNLTPAHHYNDFRFKTYAPVAFRYFRELFGIRPDDYLYSLCSEPLIELSNSGASGSLFYVSSDDEFIIKTVQHKEAEFLQKLLPGYYMNLNQNPRTLLPKFYGLYCVQAGGKNIRIVVMNNLLPRSVKMHMKYDLKGSTYKRRASQKEREKLLPTFKDLDFLQDIPDGLFLDADMYSALCKTLQRDCLVLQSFKIMDYSLLMSIHNMDHAQREPVNTETQCAVDTRRPAPQKALYSTAMESIQGEARRGGTVETEDHMGGIPARNNKGERLLLYIGIIDILQSYRFVKKLEHSWKALVHDGDTVSVHRPGFYAERFQRFMCNTVFKKIPLKPSPSKKFRPGSSFSRRSGPSGNSCITHQPSVSGEHRAQVTTKAEVEPDVHLGRPDVLPQTPPLEEISEGSPLPGPSFSPVVGEPLQILNLSSTLEKLEVAESEFTH; the protein is encoded by the exons cAGCATCTGGAATCAGGAGAGCCACGGGATCTGAG gtaCCATATGCCTCTGTCATGCCTGTCAAGAAAATAGGCCACCGAGGTGTTGATTCCTCTGGAGAGACTACATATAAAAAG ACAACTTCATCAGCCTTGAAAGGTGCCATCCAGTTAGGCATTACCCACACTGTGGGCAGCCTGAGTACCAAGCCCGAGCGAGATGTCCTCATGCAAGACTTCTACGTGGTGGAGAGTATCTTCTTTCCCAG TGAAGGGAGCAACCTGACACCAGCTCATCATTACAATGACTTTCGTTTCAAGACCTATGCACCTGTTGCCTTCCGTTACTTTCGAGAGCTATTTGGCATCCGACCTGATGATTACTTG TACTCCCTTTGCAGTGAGCCATTGATTGAACTCTCCAACTCTGGAGCTAGTGGTTCCCTCTTCTATGTGTCCAGTGATGATGAGTTCATCATTAAGACAGTCCAGCATAAGGAAGCAGAATTTCTGCAGAAGTTGCTTCCGGGATACTACATG AATCTTAACCAAAACCCTCGAACTTTGCTGCCTAAATTCTATGGACTGTACTGTGTGCAAGCCGGCGGCAAGAACATACGGATTGTGGTGATGAACAATCTCTTACCTCGGTCGGTCAAAATGCATATGAAATATGACCTGAAGGGTTCAACTTACAAACGGCGAGCTTCTCAGAAAGAACGAGAGAAGCTTCTCCCCACCTTTAAAGACCTGGACTTCCTACAAGATATCCCTGACGGTCTTTTTTTAGATGCTGACATGTACAGTGCTCTGTGTAAGACTCTGCAGCGTGACTGTTTG GTGCTACAGAGCTTCAAGATAATGGACTATAGCCTCCTGATGTCAATCCACAATATGGATCACGCACAGCGAGAGCCCGTGAACACTGAAACCCAGTGCGCGGTTGACACCCGCAGACCAGCCCCCCAGAAGGCTCTCTATTCCACAGCTATGGAGTCCATTCAGGGCGAGGCTCGACGGGGTGGCACTGTGGAGACTGAGGACCA CATGGGTGGCATCCCTGCCCGGAATAACAAAGGGGAAAGGCTCCTGCTTTACATTGGCATCATTGATATTCTACAGTCTTACAG GTTTGTTAAGAAGTTGGAGCACTCATGGAAAGCACTGGTACATGACGGG GACACAGTATCAGTGCATCGTCCAGGCTTCTATGCTGAGCGGTTCCAGCGCTTCATGTGCAACACAGTATTCAAGAAGATTCCCT TGAAGCCTTCTCCTTCCAAAAAGTTTCGGCCTGGCTCGTCTTTCTCTCGGCGATCAGGCCCCAGCGGCAACTCCTGCATTACTCACCAGCCGTCGGTCTCTGGGGAACACAGAGCACAAGTGACAACTAAGGCGGAAGTGGAGCCAG ATGTGCACCTTGGGCGTCCTGATGTCTTACCTCAGACTCCACCTTTGGAGGAAATCAGTGAGGGCTCACCTCTTCCTGGCCCCAGTTTCTCACCTGTAGTTGGAGAACCTTTGCAAATACTAAATTTGAG TTCAACCTTGGAAAAGCTTGAAGTTGCAGAGTCCGAGTTCACCCAT TGA
- the Pip5k1a gene encoding phosphatidylinositol 4-phosphate 5-kinase type-1 alpha isoform X3 encodes MASASSGPAAAGLSSLDPGVPAGTSAAASGIRRATGSEVPYASVMPVKKIGHRGVDSSGETTYKKTTSSALKGAIQLGITHTVGSLSTKPERDVLMQDFYVVESIFFPSEGSNLTPAHHYNDFRFKTYAPVAFRYFRELFGIRPDDYLYSLCSEPLIELSNSGASGSLFYVSSDDEFIIKTVQHKEAEFLQKLLPGYYMNLNQNPRTLLPKFYGLYCVQAGGKNIRIVVMNNLLPRSVKMHMKYDLKGSTYKRRASQKEREKLLPTFKDLDFLQDIPDGLFLDADMYSALCKTLQRDCLVLQSFKIMDYSLLMSIHNMDHAQREPVNTETQCAVDTRRPAPQKALYSTAMESIQGEARRGGTVETEDHMGGIPARNNKGERLLLYIGIIDILQSYRFVKKLEHSWKALVHDGDTVSVHRPGFYAERFQRFMCNTVFKKIPLKPSPSKKFRPGSSFSRRSGPSGNSCITHQPSVSGEHRAQVTTKAEVEPDVHLGRPDVLPQTPPLEEISEGSPLPGPSFSPVVGEPLQILNLSSTLEKLEVAESEFTH; translated from the exons cagcAGCATCTGGAATCAGGAGAGCCACGGGATCTGAG gtaCCATATGCCTCTGTCATGCCTGTCAAGAAAATAGGCCACCGAGGTGTTGATTCCTCTGGAGAGACTACATATAAAAAG ACAACTTCATCAGCCTTGAAAGGTGCCATCCAGTTAGGCATTACCCACACTGTGGGCAGCCTGAGTACCAAGCCCGAGCGAGATGTCCTCATGCAAGACTTCTACGTGGTGGAGAGTATCTTCTTTCCCAG TGAAGGGAGCAACCTGACACCAGCTCATCATTACAATGACTTTCGTTTCAAGACCTATGCACCTGTTGCCTTCCGTTACTTTCGAGAGCTATTTGGCATCCGACCTGATGATTACTTG TACTCCCTTTGCAGTGAGCCATTGATTGAACTCTCCAACTCTGGAGCTAGTGGTTCCCTCTTCTATGTGTCCAGTGATGATGAGTTCATCATTAAGACAGTCCAGCATAAGGAAGCAGAATTTCTGCAGAAGTTGCTTCCGGGATACTACATG AATCTTAACCAAAACCCTCGAACTTTGCTGCCTAAATTCTATGGACTGTACTGTGTGCAAGCCGGCGGCAAGAACATACGGATTGTGGTGATGAACAATCTCTTACCTCGGTCGGTCAAAATGCATATGAAATATGACCTGAAGGGTTCAACTTACAAACGGCGAGCTTCTCAGAAAGAACGAGAGAAGCTTCTCCCCACCTTTAAAGACCTGGACTTCCTACAAGATATCCCTGACGGTCTTTTTTTAGATGCTGACATGTACAGTGCTCTGTGTAAGACTCTGCAGCGTGACTGTTTG GTGCTACAGAGCTTCAAGATAATGGACTATAGCCTCCTGATGTCAATCCACAATATGGATCACGCACAGCGAGAGCCCGTGAACACTGAAACCCAGTGCGCGGTTGACACCCGCAGACCAGCCCCCCAGAAGGCTCTCTATTCCACAGCTATGGAGTCCATTCAGGGCGAGGCTCGACGGGGTGGCACTGTGGAGACTGAGGACCA CATGGGTGGCATCCCTGCCCGGAATAACAAAGGGGAAAGGCTCCTGCTTTACATTGGCATCATTGATATTCTACAGTCTTACAG GTTTGTTAAGAAGTTGGAGCACTCATGGAAAGCACTGGTACATGACGGG GACACAGTATCAGTGCATCGTCCAGGCTTCTATGCTGAGCGGTTCCAGCGCTTCATGTGCAACACAGTATTCAAGAAGATTCCCT TGAAGCCTTCTCCTTCCAAAAAGTTTCGGCCTGGCTCGTCTTTCTCTCGGCGATCAGGCCCCAGCGGCAACTCCTGCATTACTCACCAGCCGTCGGTCTCTGGGGAACACAGAGCACAAGTGACAACTAAGGCGGAAGTGGAGCCAG ATGTGCACCTTGGGCGTCCTGATGTCTTACCTCAGACTCCACCTTTGGAGGAAATCAGTGAGGGCTCACCTCTTCCTGGCCCCAGTTTCTCACCTGTAGTTGGAGAACCTTTGCAAATACTAAATTTGAG TTCAACCTTGGAAAAGCTTGAAGTTGCAGAGTCCGAGTTCACCCAT TGA
- the Pip5k1a gene encoding phosphatidylinositol 4-phosphate 5-kinase type-1 alpha isoform X5 produces MPVKKIGHRGVDSSGETTYKKTTSSALKGAIQLGITHTVGSLSTKPERDVLMQDFYVVESIFFPSEGSNLTPAHHYNDFRFKTYAPVAFRYFRELFGIRPDDYLYSLCSEPLIELSNSGASGSLFYVSSDDEFIIKTVQHKEAEFLQKLLPGYYMNLNQNPRTLLPKFYGLYCVQAGGKNIRIVVMNNLLPRSVKMHMKYDLKGSTYKRRASQKEREKLLPTFKDLDFLQDIPDGLFLDADMYSALCKTLQRDCLVLQSFKIMDYSLLMSIHNMDHAQREPVNTETQCAVDTRRPAPQKALYSTAMESIQGEARRGGTVETEDHMGGIPARNNKGERLLLYIGIIDILQSYRFVKKLEHSWKALVHDGDTVSVHRPGFYAERFQRFMCNTVFKKIPLKPSPSKKFRPGSSFSRRSGPSGNSCITHQPSVSGEHRAQVTTKAEVEPDVHLGRPDVLPQTPPLEEISEGSPLPGPSFSPVVGEPLQILNLSSTLEKLEVAESEFTH; encoded by the exons ATGCCTGTCAAGAAAATAGGCCACCGAGGTGTTGATTCCTCTGGAGAGACTACATATAAAAAG ACAACTTCATCAGCCTTGAAAGGTGCCATCCAGTTAGGCATTACCCACACTGTGGGCAGCCTGAGTACCAAGCCCGAGCGAGATGTCCTCATGCAAGACTTCTACGTGGTGGAGAGTATCTTCTTTCCCAG TGAAGGGAGCAACCTGACACCAGCTCATCATTACAATGACTTTCGTTTCAAGACCTATGCACCTGTTGCCTTCCGTTACTTTCGAGAGCTATTTGGCATCCGACCTGATGATTACTTG TACTCCCTTTGCAGTGAGCCATTGATTGAACTCTCCAACTCTGGAGCTAGTGGTTCCCTCTTCTATGTGTCCAGTGATGATGAGTTCATCATTAAGACAGTCCAGCATAAGGAAGCAGAATTTCTGCAGAAGTTGCTTCCGGGATACTACATG AATCTTAACCAAAACCCTCGAACTTTGCTGCCTAAATTCTATGGACTGTACTGTGTGCAAGCCGGCGGCAAGAACATACGGATTGTGGTGATGAACAATCTCTTACCTCGGTCGGTCAAAATGCATATGAAATATGACCTGAAGGGTTCAACTTACAAACGGCGAGCTTCTCAGAAAGAACGAGAGAAGCTTCTCCCCACCTTTAAAGACCTGGACTTCCTACAAGATATCCCTGACGGTCTTTTTTTAGATGCTGACATGTACAGTGCTCTGTGTAAGACTCTGCAGCGTGACTGTTTG GTGCTACAGAGCTTCAAGATAATGGACTATAGCCTCCTGATGTCAATCCACAATATGGATCACGCACAGCGAGAGCCCGTGAACACTGAAACCCAGTGCGCGGTTGACACCCGCAGACCAGCCCCCCAGAAGGCTCTCTATTCCACAGCTATGGAGTCCATTCAGGGCGAGGCTCGACGGGGTGGCACTGTGGAGACTGAGGACCA CATGGGTGGCATCCCTGCCCGGAATAACAAAGGGGAAAGGCTCCTGCTTTACATTGGCATCATTGATATTCTACAGTCTTACAG GTTTGTTAAGAAGTTGGAGCACTCATGGAAAGCACTGGTACATGACGGG GACACAGTATCAGTGCATCGTCCAGGCTTCTATGCTGAGCGGTTCCAGCGCTTCATGTGCAACACAGTATTCAAGAAGATTCCCT TGAAGCCTTCTCCTTCCAAAAAGTTTCGGCCTGGCTCGTCTTTCTCTCGGCGATCAGGCCCCAGCGGCAACTCCTGCATTACTCACCAGCCGTCGGTCTCTGGGGAACACAGAGCACAAGTGACAACTAAGGCGGAAGTGGAGCCAG ATGTGCACCTTGGGCGTCCTGATGTCTTACCTCAGACTCCACCTTTGGAGGAAATCAGTGAGGGCTCACCTCTTCCTGGCCCCAGTTTCTCACCTGTAGTTGGAGAACCTTTGCAAATACTAAATTTGAG TTCAACCTTGGAAAAGCTTGAAGTTGCAGAGTCCGAGTTCACCCAT TGA